Genomic segment of Paenibacillus sp. FSL R5-0623:
AGAATATTGGATACATTCATCGGCTGTCCGTACAATGAAGAAACAGGAACCCTAAGGAAGGGATAAAACCCTCCTGGGTTGAACTTCACGCCAAATACACGACCTTTCCCGCTCACAAGATAGGAGAATTTACGTCCCGATGGTCCGAAGAAAAACGTATTGTTCCGTTCCACAATCAGATTGACACAAGGGTTAGGCACGACATGTTGGGGATACGGTTCAAGTCCGGTCAGGTCCCACGATACGATCCAGTAATGTTTAACAAAAGGCCGAAGTGCTTCGGAAGGAGCATGGCGTGTCAGTTGATATTTATGGTCACCTTCATTCAGATTCAACAGGCCCATGCTTGGTCTGTCTCCTTGTTCTACCTGTTTCATCTGGACACCCCTCCTGCTCATCTACATTATTTAGGTTCTCTGAACAACAATGCCCGCACAGCAAAACGGGGTAAAATGAGTTGCCTGCGCCATCTCGAAGGTTGACTGAGGAGGCGATAGAGCCATTCCAGGTTAAGCTTCTGCCATATCGCAGGGGCACGTTTGGTTTTGCCAGCCACGATATCGAGACTGCCTCCTACACCTATGGCTACACGAGCGTTCAACTGGTGACGATACTTGTTAATCCAGTATTCCGCATGGGGCGCACCCAGAGCTACGATAAGAAAGTCTGGTTGAGAAGTACAAATCTCTTCCACAATCTGTTGTTCCTCATCTGCCTGGAAATAACCATGGTGTCGGCCTTTTACGATAACTCCAGGGTAACGCTGTGCAATGACCTTTACTGCCTGTTCACTGACGCTTTCCTCTGCTCCCAGCATGTAGAATGACCAGTGTTCTCGATCACCTTCCTCCAATAAACGAAACAGCAGATCACAACCGGTTACCCGTTCAGTCAATTGTCCGCCCCGAAAACGGGATACCATCACAATGCCGGCACCGTCAGCCGTGACCAACCCGGCTTGATCGACAACCTCTCGAAGAGAGGCATTCTTTTGACAGGACATGACAATCTCGGGATTGCCTGTGATGACATGGAATAGTTCATTGCTTTCCTGATCTACAACTTCACCAAGGATTGCAACCGTTTGATTCATCGTTATATTGGGAAAAGGGATGCCCATAATATTCGTGGATTGGCTCATATCTCATTTCCTTTCTGATTCTGTCTCATCACCTTGAACAGTCCTGTTATTTCACTCCAGTTTAGTATATCTGATCTTCTGGGAAAGCACTATATGGGCGCAATCCGTTTGGATTAGGGTATAACATTCCCGAAAACATAAAGAGCTTATATTTTACCTGTTGTCGCGTTTTTACAATACGGCCTTTGGGGTATAACGATAGGATAGGAGTGCGAGCTTGGCAGATCGCGTATCCAATACATAAAGGGAGTGAGTCCATGGAACTGAAATATGAATTCTATATCAATGCAGGACTGGAAGAGGTGTGGAATGCTCTAATATCACCAGACGGCACACGAAACAGCTTTTTCGGCAGTGAACTTCGTACCAATTTCCAACCAGGTCAGCCGTTTGCTTATGTAGGGCCGGGCAATGA
This window contains:
- a CDS encoding WecB/TagA/CpsF family glycosyltransferase, producing MSQSTNIMGIPFPNITMNQTVAILGEVVDQESNELFHVITGNPEIVMSCQKNASLREVVDQAGLVTADGAGIVMVSRFRGGQLTERVTGCDLLFRLLEEGDREHWSFYMLGAEESVSEQAVKVIAQRYPGVIVKGRHHGYFQADEEQQIVEEICTSQPDFLIVALGAPHAEYWINKYRHQLNARVAIGVGGSLDIVAGKTKRAPAIWQKLNLEWLYRLLSQPSRWRRQLILPRFAVRALLFREPK